In the genome of Candidatus Babeliaceae bacterium, one region contains:
- a CDS encoding ubiquitin carboxyl-terminal hydrolase family protein, producing MLQALLNDRYLPQYIKSSLYKAQDKGLASHYLTMFDKIMSNKKNAIDVHREFCHAFIAKYNNGKKRQDQISIHTQGDPAEAIGIMFEDFEKCSPRMVAPFHFLLGQTTRCKGGGCGKITKRKLTQHNILHVAVNADHDNLLDCLESNFKIENLESNDKADCDHCKQKTEQSTQLSINAMPHSFVIALKPYAYDKNNGNPEKIKNTVKIPPFLDLGAYVDTMSNQQEKKSYELRSVILHNGTDTNRGHCVTLVKKQERWYFCDDDKIVTPMHSLQIGDEKTNTPYVLVYEKK from the coding sequence ATGCTTCAAGCCCTGCTTAATGATCGATATTTACCTCAATATATAAAAAGTTCGCTGTATAAGGCTCAAGATAAGGGACTTGCGTCACATTATTTAACTATGTTTGATAAGATAATGAGTAATAAAAAAAATGCGATCGATGTGCATAGAGAGTTTTGTCATGCATTTATTGCAAAATATAACAATGGTAAAAAAAGACAAGATCAGATATCAATTCACACGCAGGGTGACCCAGCAGAGGCTATCGGTATTATGTTTGAAGATTTTGAGAAATGTAGTCCTAGAATGGTAGCACCATTTCATTTCTTGCTCGGGCAAACCACTCGATGCAAAGGAGGGGGATGTGGCAAGATTACTAAGCGTAAATTAACTCAACATAATATTCTGCATGTGGCAGTTAATGCTGACCATGATAATTTGCTGGATTGCTTAGAGAGCAATTTTAAAATTGAAAATTTAGAATCGAATGATAAAGCTGATTGTGATCACTGCAAGCAAAAAACAGAGCAAAGCACTCAGTTAAGTATTAATGCAATGCCGCATTCTTTTGTTATTGCATTGAAACCATATGCGTATGATAAAAATAATGGCAATCCAGAAAAAATTAAAAATACGGTAAAAATACCACCGTTTTTAGATCTTGGCGCCTATGTAGATACTATGTCTAATCAGCAAGAAAAAAAATCATATGAGCTGAGGAGTGTGATCTTGCATAACGGTACAGATACAAATCGTGGTCATTGCGTAACGCTGGTTAAGAAACAGGAACGGTGGTATTTTTGTGATG
- a CDS encoding type II secretion system F family protein: MALYTYQALSRDGGKKISGTLDAPSITSVREQLTQRGLFATKIELATDASSTTSGFSWRTLLQKKVSFKDKIFFTKQLSMLLKSGVPLLNALELLTDQTEGGLRSIVVQLKDGIKEGRSLADGLSKFPRTFENIYIQLVRAGEASGRLEIILDRLTSYIERQQELRKKINKALTYPMLQLSVVGLVVIVLLTYVVPQIAQTFEGQGAMLPLSTRILMGMSSILVNYYYILLPIVITLVVMYRLWKATPQGARAIDIIKLKLPIIKYFTRTGAVVQFSRTLGMLIEAGVNLAEALSIVVKIVDNRVLADALQEARENILKQGKVAEYLKQTGIFPPVAIYLINTGEQSGHLDTMLLTVAEYYEVELADLADSLASKIDPIMLLVMAVIVGFIVMAIVTPMVGLNDIIGA, translated from the coding sequence ATGGCCTTATACACGTATCAGGCACTATCGCGCGACGGCGGAAAAAAGATAAGTGGTACTCTCGACGCACCTTCGATTACATCCGTACGCGAGCAGTTAACTCAACGCGGCTTATTTGCAACAAAAATTGAACTTGCAACTGACGCCTCATCTACTACCAGCGGTTTTTCATGGAGAACGCTGTTACAAAAAAAAGTATCTTTTAAAGATAAAATTTTTTTTACCAAGCAACTTTCCATGCTGCTCAAATCAGGCGTCCCTTTATTAAATGCCCTAGAACTTTTAACCGATCAAACCGAAGGCGGATTGCGCTCGATAGTTGTTCAACTGAAAGATGGCATCAAAGAAGGCCGCTCTCTGGCCGATGGTTTAAGTAAATTCCCCCGTACGTTTGAAAATATTTATATCCAATTAGTACGCGCTGGCGAAGCAAGCGGGCGCTTGGAAATCATTCTTGATCGCTTAACAAGCTATATTGAACGCCAACAAGAACTGCGTAAAAAAATAAATAAAGCGCTGACCTACCCGATGCTTCAACTGTCCGTTGTAGGATTGGTCGTCATTGTATTATTAACGTACGTTGTTCCACAAATTGCTCAGACATTTGAAGGCCAGGGGGCTATGCTGCCGCTTTCAACCCGTATATTGATGGGCATGTCGAGTATTTTGGTCAACTACTATTATATTTTGTTACCGATCGTTATAACATTGGTTGTTATGTATCGTTTATGGAAAGCGACACCGCAAGGTGCACGTGCTATTGATATTATCAAACTCAAGCTCCCTATTATTAAATATTTTACCCGTACCGGCGCTGTCGTACAATTTAGCAGAACGTTGGGAATGTTGATTGAAGCGGGCGTTAATTTAGCAGAGGCATTATCGATTGTCGTTAAAATTGTTGATAATAGAGTTTTGGCTGATGCGTTGCAAGAAGCACGAGAAAATATTCTCAAACAAGGTAAAGTTGCTGAATATTTAAAACAAACGGGCATTTTCCCACCCGTTGCTATTTATTTGATTAATACCGGCGAGCAAAGTGGTCACCTTGATACGATGTTATTAACCGTCGCTGAATATTATGAAGTTGAATTGGCCGACCTTGCTGATAGTTTGGCATCAAAAATTGACCCGATTATGTTGCTGGTTATGGCTGTTATTGTTGGATTTATTGTTATGGCAATCGTTACACCAATGGTTGGTCTCAATGACATTATAGGTGCATAA
- the radA gene encoding DNA repair protein RadA, with amino-acid sequence MSKQKVSFVCTQCDHIVPKWLGCCPECKEWNTIEEQKQQVYAPAQHSRVLAMTALSAVITKPAVKMLSGIQEWDRVTGGGIMPGAFIMLTGDPGIGKSTLLLQIAHNLAKHHTVLYFSSEESLEQVKLRAQRLNCLSTELLFADQANLDEIILTSQEHKPAMVVIDSLQNCFISNTHLLPGSIGQLKEAAFKLMRLAKDNTIAVLLSGHITKDGAMAGPKTLEHMVDAVFYLQGEDRWQTRILRSVKNRFGTINELGFFEMQETGLQEVPHINEHLLQEVSYNPGSVLISYIEGTRPLILELQALTITTKFGMPQRVVSGIDHTQVVLIAAILEKYLQVKLSTQDIFFKVSGGFKIKGSSADLGIALALLSSFFQKPIPEKCIILGEISLTGQIKPINYINLHVKEAEKFSINHLIIAKNQKLDYTSCAVMRFSHVYELLTIFES; translated from the coding sequence ATGAGTAAACAAAAAGTTTCCTTTGTCTGCACGCAGTGCGATCATATTGTCCCCAAGTGGCTGGGATGTTGTCCTGAATGTAAAGAATGGAACACTATAGAAGAGCAAAAACAGCAGGTGTATGCGCCAGCGCAGCATAGCCGCGTTTTAGCGATGACGGCTCTTTCTGCAGTTATAACAAAACCGGCAGTTAAAATGCTTTCTGGTATTCAAGAATGGGATAGAGTTACTGGCGGTGGCATTATGCCGGGGGCTTTTATTATGCTGACGGGAGACCCTGGTATCGGTAAATCGACGCTCTTGTTACAGATTGCGCATAACTTGGCAAAGCATCACACAGTGCTTTATTTTTCATCAGAAGAATCGCTGGAGCAAGTAAAATTGCGCGCGCAGCGGCTCAATTGTTTGAGTACCGAACTCCTTTTTGCAGATCAGGCAAATCTTGATGAAATTATTTTGACTAGTCAAGAGCATAAGCCGGCTATGGTCGTTATAGATTCTTTGCAAAATTGCTTTATATCAAATACCCATCTATTGCCAGGAAGTATTGGCCAATTAAAAGAAGCTGCATTCAAATTAATGAGACTCGCAAAAGATAATACGATAGCAGTTTTATTAAGTGGTCATATCACCAAAGATGGTGCCATGGCGGGGCCAAAAACGCTTGAGCATATGGTTGATGCCGTTTTTTATTTGCAAGGTGAAGATCGTTGGCAGACGCGTATATTGCGTTCTGTTAAAAATCGTTTTGGTACCATTAATGAGCTTGGTTTTTTTGAAATGCAAGAGACGGGGCTGCAAGAAGTACCACATATTAATGAGCACTTATTGCAAGAAGTTTCTTATAATCCTGGATCAGTTTTAATTAGTTATATTGAGGGAACGCGTCCGCTCATTTTGGAGTTGCAGGCGCTTACTATTACGACCAAATTTGGTATGCCGCAACGTGTTGTATCAGGTATTGATCACACTCAGGTGGTGCTTATCGCAGCAATTTTGGAAAAATATTTGCAAGTAAAGTTAAGTACGCAAGATATTTTTTTTAAAGTAAGTGGTGGGTTTAAAATAAAGGGCAGCTCCGCTGATCTTGGTATCGCTCTTGCTCTGTTATCAAGTTTTTTTCAAAAGCCTATTCCAGAGAAATGCATTATTTTGGGAGAGATTAGTTTGACGGGGCAAATAAAGCCAATAAATTATATAAACTTGCATGTTAAAGAAGCTGAAAAATTTAGTATTAATCACTTGATCATTGCAAAAAATCAAAAACTGGACTATACTTCTTGCGCGGTTATGCGATTCAGTCACGTTTATGAATTGTTAACCATATTTGAGTCTTAA
- a CDS encoding thymidine kinase, with product MHKKNRVGKLEVVCGSMFSGKSEELIRRVRRAEFAHLSTQVFKHCLDNRKTVDHINAHSGDKLAAIAIDSVVTLQSYVLDATEVIGIDEVQFFSNDIIPVIQQFVAQGKRVIVAGLDLDFRGTPFGCMPALLALADSATKLQAVCMTCGNDAHFTQRLVNGSPARSSDPVIVIGAEECYQARCRECYQIDVV from the coding sequence ATGCATAAAAAAAATCGTGTCGGCAAATTAGAGGTTGTGTGTGGTTCCATGTTTTCTGGGAAATCAGAAGAACTGATCCGTAGGGTGCGTCGGGCGGAATTTGCCCACTTATCCACTCAAGTATTTAAACATTGTCTGGATAATAGAAAAACTGTAGATCATATTAATGCGCATAGCGGCGATAAACTTGCGGCAATTGCAATCGACAGTGTTGTAACGTTACAATCATACGTTTTGGATGCAACAGAAGTTATCGGCATTGATGAAGTGCAATTTTTTTCTAACGATATTATACCCGTTATCCAGCAGTTTGTTGCACAAGGCAAGCGTGTTATTGTTGCAGGCCTCGATTTAGATTTTAGAGGCACACCATTTGGTTGCATGCCTGCGTTGCTTGCTCTTGCAGACTCTGCCACCAAATTGCAAGCTGTATGCATGACATGTGGAAATGACGCCCATTTTACACAACGGCTTGTTAACGGAAGCCCTGCGCGATCAAGTGATCCGGTAATTGTTATTGGTGCAGAAGAGTGCTACCAGGCCCGCTGCCGCGAATGTTATCAAATCGACGTAGTATAA
- a CDS encoding 4'-phosphopantetheinyl transferase superfamily protein, protein MASIGLDLVEIERFSLWHLKTNTQLLRIFSQQEINYCLLVPCKSAERFAARFAVKEAFYKAVTPLIIHKKPFLVFCKNTEFVQCLQVNWQALELPEYSTTASITHSRTTAAAVVIIEI, encoded by the coding sequence ATGGCTAGCATCGGCCTTGATCTTGTGGAAATTGAACGTTTTTCTCTCTGGCATCTCAAAACAAATACTCAGCTTTTACGTATTTTTTCTCAGCAAGAAATTAATTATTGTTTATTGGTACCGTGCAAAAGCGCAGAACGCTTTGCCGCACGTTTTGCGGTAAAAGAGGCTTTTTATAAAGCGGTAACCCCGCTTATTATTCATAAAAAACCATTTTTAGTATTTTGTAAAAATACTGAATTTGTACAGTGCTTGCAGGTCAACTGGCAGGCGCTGGAACTACCTGAGTATTCTACTACAGCGAGTATCACTCATTCTCGCACCACCGCCGCAGCAGTTGTTATCATAGAAATTTAG
- a CDS encoding nucleotidyltransferase domain-containing protein has protein sequence MNNAILPYKAKLIKAIEYHMPEAKIYLFGSQATNTAKISSDIDIAIDDTEKIPMSVHSHLLNTIDNLNVPYTVDIVDINAIPEDFKTRIMKEKVVWKS, from the coding sequence ATGAATAATGCCATTTTGCCCTATAAAGCTAAACTCATTAAGGCAATCGAGTATCATATGCCGGAGGCGAAAATTTATCTTTTCGGGTCTCAGGCAACCAACACCGCAAAAATATCATCTGACATTGATATTGCCATTGATGATACAGAAAAAATACCAATGTCGGTGCATTCACATCTGTTAAATACTATCGATAATCTTAACGTTCCGTATACCGTCGATATTGTCGATATTAATGCCATTCCGGAAGATTTTAAAACAAGAATTATGAAAGAAAAGGTAGTATGGAAAAGTTAA
- a CDS encoding YifB family Mg chelatase-like AAA ATPase translates to MYTKIYSATTIGVDAYPVDVEVDLSFGMLQFNIVGLPDAAIKESRQRIHTALKNCGVKLPERKITVNLAPADLKKEGTIFDLPIALGILHAAQVLDIPQDFLQTTLFLGELSLDGTIKPIKGALPIAYDAHKINKTRLIVPLENAQEAALIKEIEVIGVGHLLDLIAYIKKEQHISPTQAPVIQKNKHHYHVDFDEVKGQVQCKRALQIAAAGRHNILFIGSPGSGKTMLAKRLSTIMPPMTFDEILETSKIYSVSGKLGNQALVTERPLRNPHHTTSQAGLVGGGSMPQPGEISLAHNGILFLDELTEFKRSTLEVLRQPLENKTVAIARAQHSLTFPASFLLIAALNPCPCGYLGDKKKNCTCTPQNIARYLDKLSGPLLDRIDLQIAVQPIEYETIANKDQNISSQQLFEKVEKAIKRQEARFKNNYTWNASMPSGQVEIYCVLTERAEVLVKKAFERLRLSMRGYHKLLKVARTIADLEDCDIIDHTHIQEAIMYRSLDQTFERNNG, encoded by the coding sequence ATGTATACAAAAATATATTCTGCTACCACAATAGGCGTTGACGCCTATCCTGTCGATGTTGAGGTCGATCTTTCTTTTGGAATGCTTCAATTTAATATCGTTGGTCTTCCTGATGCGGCGATTAAAGAAAGCCGCCAAAGAATTCATACAGCGCTTAAAAATTGTGGAGTAAAACTTCCTGAACGTAAAATTACGGTTAATTTGGCGCCAGCTGATTTGAAAAAAGAGGGCACTATTTTTGATTTACCTATAGCGCTTGGAATTTTGCATGCAGCGCAGGTTCTTGATATACCGCAAGATTTTTTACAAACGACATTGTTTTTGGGAGAGTTGTCGCTTGATGGAACAATAAAACCTATAAAGGGCGCTTTGCCTATAGCCTATGATGCGCACAAAATTAATAAAACTCGATTGATTGTTCCGTTAGAAAATGCACAAGAGGCGGCGCTTATTAAAGAGATAGAAGTGATTGGCGTTGGTCATTTATTAGACTTGATTGCTTATATAAAAAAAGAACAACATATCAGCCCAACTCAAGCACCTGTCATTCAAAAAAATAAGCACCATTATCATGTTGATTTTGACGAGGTTAAGGGGCAAGTCCAGTGCAAGCGCGCATTGCAAATTGCAGCAGCAGGGCGACACAATATTCTGTTTATTGGCTCGCCTGGGTCCGGTAAAACTATGTTAGCAAAACGACTTTCTACTATTATGCCGCCGATGACGTTTGATGAAATTTTGGAGACCAGTAAAATTTATTCGGTGAGTGGTAAATTGGGTAATCAGGCTTTGGTAACAGAGCGACCGTTGCGCAATCCACATCATACAACGAGTCAGGCAGGGCTTGTTGGGGGCGGCTCTATGCCGCAGCCCGGAGAAATTAGTCTTGCACATAACGGCATTCTTTTTTTAGATGAATTAACGGAGTTTAAAAGAAGTACGCTGGAAGTATTGCGTCAGCCGTTAGAAAATAAAACGGTTGCGATAGCGCGTGCGCAGCACTCATTAACGTTTCCTGCTTCATTTTTATTGATAGCGGCGCTTAATCCATGTCCGTGTGGTTATTTGGGTGATAAGAAAAAAAATTGCACCTGTACCCCGCAAAATATTGCACGATATTTAGATAAATTGTCGGGACCGCTTCTTGATAGAATAGATTTGCAAATTGCAGTACAGCCTATAGAATATGAAACCATAGCAAATAAAGATCAGAATATTTCTTCGCAACAATTGTTTGAAAAAGTGGAAAAAGCAATTAAGCGCCAAGAGGCTCGTTTTAAAAATAATTATACATGGAATGCTTCTATGCCGTCGGGTCAAGTGGAAATCTATTGCGTATTAACGGAACGTGCTGAGGTGTTGGTAAAAAAAGCATTTGAACGCTTACGTTTAAGCATGCGCGGTTATCATAAATTGCTCAAAGTTGCTCGCACTATAGCAGACTTAGAAGATTGCGATATTATTGATCATACTCATATTCAAGAAGCTATTATGTATCGCTCGCTTGATCAAACATTCGAACGCAACAATGGCTAG